From the genome of Mucilaginibacter paludis DSM 18603:
CAAGATACCTAAATCGAAGCCGATATCAGCCATCGTGGTAGTCTCCCAGGTTAGCCCGTTGTTCACATAAACACTTTGGCTGGCTGCGGTATTCAGCGTACCGCCAAAAGGGTAACTGTTGTTATAGCTGAAGGTTGACTGGTATGGGTAATTAACTACGGCGCTTGAAGTAGAAAGCGGATTATCATTGCCAAGTTTACCCCATGATCCCCTTAGTTTTAATTCCTGGATGCCCGAAAAATCCTGCATGAACTCTTCTTTGGCAAGATTCCAGCCGGCAGAGAATGACGGGAACCAACCGTAATTTGACCCTTTAGGAAAACGGGAAGAACCATCGCGGCGAATATTGGCCTCAAACAAATATTTGTCGTCATAAGAATAGTTGAATCTTCCGAAATAGGATATCAAGAGATATTCGGTAGCGGTGCCGCTATTGGTTGAGGTATTGGCCGAACCTGCATTGATCTCCGACAAGTCGCCATCAGGAATATCCTTTCTATATGCAGTCAGGTAATCGTAGTTTTCGCTTAACCGGGAAGCGCCCGCCAAAAAGCTAAGGTTATGTTTGCCAAAAGTTTTTTTGTAGTTGATAAGCCCCTGGTAATTCTGGAACCAGTAGCCTGTATATTGTTTGGTAATATCATTTTGGCCAATGGTTAGTGTTTTTTTTGTATCATACTGAATATAGTCAAATGCCTTATTATGCAAGCTGTTGTATGAACTCTGGTAATTATCAGATGCGGTTCCGGTAAGGGTTAAGCCATCGATAATCTGGTAGTTCAGTTTAAAGTTTCCGATAAACAGGTTCTTTTTGTAACTATAAACACCACCTTCATCCTGAAGCCTTAAAGGGTTCTGTCCACCGCGCAGTGTAGCCCAGGTGCCATCAGTATATTTGTCAACATTTAACGGGTTGGCTACAGCTCCCTGCCCAAATTGATACCAGGCCGAGCCTGAAACCCCTTGTGGTTCCACTTGATTAGATATATTGGCCGATATGTCGGCGCTGAAGTCCAGGCGTTTGGTGATCTTTGTATCTGTATTCAACCTTACGGTAAGCCTGTCGTAATTCATGTTTTTGATCAAACCGTCCTGGTTAAAATAGTTGGTAGAAAACCGGTACGTGTTTTTCTCGCCGCCGCCAGATACCGCTAAGCTATGTTGCTGTTGAAAGCCGCTGCCTGTAAGTATTTTTTTAAGCCAGTAGTTGTCTGGATATAAATTTTGGTCGCGGTTTGGATTGTCGTACTGAGCTATCTGCGCATCAGAATAAACAGCCCCTGAGCCCGAATTAGTATACATCAGGTTTGCTAAACGCATAAACTCCTGTGCGCCTACAAATTTTGAAAGGCGGGTTGGGCTCTGCCATCCGAAATAATTAGAATACGTAACCGCTGTTTTGCCATTTGCACCTCTTTTGGTAGTGATTAAAATTACGCCGTTAGCAGCCCTTACACCATAAATTGAAGAGGCAGCCGCGTCTTTCAACACCGAAACAGAGGCAATGTCGTTAGCGTCTACATTGTTGATATCGGTTTGAACGCCATCAACCAAAACCAGTGGGTTGCTATTGTTCAATGTACCAATACCCCTGATGCGTATGGTACTCTGGTCGCTTCCCGGCTGACCCTGGCTTTGCGTAACTGTAACGCCCGAAGCCATACCTTGCAGTGCCGTTGATACCTGGCCTACCGGTTTCCAGTTTAAGTCATTCCCGCTCACCGAGGTTACTGAACCTGTAAGATTTACCTTTTTCTGTGTGCCGTATGCTACTACAACCACTTCATTCAATTTGTTATCGTCAGGAACAAGATGAACATTCATAGCTGATCCGGTGGTGGCCGGCAGTTCTACAGTGGTAAACCCGATAAATGAGAAAACCAGTACTGCATTGCTATTTGGTGCATCTATCTTAAACTTACCATCGGCATCAGTAACGGTAATTGTTACACTCCCTTTTATTTTTACAGTAACACCTGGTAGGGGGAGGTTTTTGTCGTCGGTTACCTGCCCGCTTATAGGTATGGCAGCCTGGATTTTCTGTTGGGTATTACTGCTTGTTTTTTCCTGTAGGATGATGGTTTTATCCATAAGTTTGTAACTTAACAGCGTGTTTTCCAAGCATTTTTCAAGTGCCTCCGAAAGAGAGGCACCTGCCAGCTTCACGGTAACTTTTTTATTTTTCACATCTTTTGAATCATAGAAAAATACGTATCCGCTTTGCTGGCTGATACTGCCAAGCACACTCTCCAACGAACTGTTGGTTTCATTGAGATTGATTTTTTGACTGAAAGCTTTGGCGCTGCAATGAAGCGCACCTGCTATTAAAAAAATGGTGGTCAACTTCATAACCAGGAGGATTTTTTTAGTGAGCCATTTTGGATGTATGGCAACAGAAAAAGCATTATAATTCATACTTTTGATGAGTTTGGGTTAATACACGATTAGCTTCAATTAATTCGTTTTTCCGGAAATGGAAAGGGGTTAACTCAAATATTTCGTACCCCGATTGCCGTCGGGGTACGTTTTTAAATTAACAACCTTTGAGAGTGATTGCCACTAAGGGCTGCGTTGTAGTTTTTTCTTCATTTTTTTAAGGTTTTAAATTGTTAGTTTAATATATCAATGGGTTTTGTTTAAGGGGTAATAATTATAGTTCTGCCCTGTATTTTATAATGGATTTTTTTAAAGCTTAAAATGTCAAGGATTTGTGATGCTTTAACATTGCGGGAAATCCCTCCCGAAAATTCCCTTGGCGGGATATTGCCTTCAAATTTCACATCTACATCATACCAGCGGCTCAGCTGGCGCATAACTTCGTTGAGATTGGCATCCTGAAAGTAGAATAATCCGTTTTTCCAGGCTATAACCTGTTCGGTATTAGCTTTAACAATGTCAAACTGGTTAGCTTTTAACCGGGCTTGTTCTCCCGGCTTAATAATTTTGCTGTTCCCTTTATAAACTACTTTTATACTGCCCTCCAAAAGGGTAGTGCTCAGTACGCTTTCATCTTCATATGAGTTGATGTTGAAGTGTGTGCCTAAAACCTCTGCAGTTTGATCTTTTGAAACCACGCGGAACGGCCTGCCTGCATCGTGTGCAACTTCAAAGTAAGCCTCGCCATTAAGCTCAACCTTGCGCTCGTTACCTTTAAATGCTACCGGGAATTTCAAGGTGGTAGCAGCGTTGAGCCAAACCTTGGTACCGTCAGAAAGGGTAAACTGGTATTGGCCGCCACGCGGGGTGGTAGCTACATTAAATAATTGATCGTCGTTTTGCTCACCGGCTAATTTGTGAGCGTATGAAACACTGCCATCTGCCGTTTTATTGATAGCCACACCTGCATCGCTGGCCACCCGTCCGTTTTTAGCGCCAGTAAGTACAACCTGGCTGCCATTTGACAAGGTTAGCGTAACTTTGTTAGCCCCCGGGAGCAGATCAGCAGCAATCGTTTTCCTGGGAGGTAAGTCCAGGGGTTTACGTTTAATGAACAGGTATATACCTAACGACATAACAAAGATTACCGATGCTGCCGCTGCCATACGCCGCCAGAGATTGGTGTTTCCTAACCTGCCCTTCCGGGTATGCTCAAGCAGATTGCCCATGCTTTCCTGTTGATACTGCAGAAAGGTCTCATCAGCAATAGGGGGAGCTTGGTTGTTTGCACGGAAGGATAGATACCATGTTTCGATAATGGCCCTTTCCTCATCGGAAACATTACCTGTATGGTATCTTTCAATCAGATCTTCGGCGTCCTTTTTATTCATAACACAATCAAATTTGCTATTGATTGTGTTAAAGACAAATAAAAAGCCGTTATAGAGTAGATGGAATTATAAAAAAGTGATAAAAAAATAAGATTTGAGTTTGACTTTTAGAATTTTGAGAGAATTTTGTACCTGTTTTCGCACAGTTAAAACGCTAATGCCGAGCTTATCGGCAATTTCCTGGTGCGAAAGATTTGATTTTCGGCTCATTTCAAATACCATACGCATTTGTGATGGTAATTTTGCTATTTCTGCTTCAATCAATGCAGAAAGCTGTTTTATGCGAATGTTTTCGTCTGGTTCGGAAGAGTTGTTGTTTATGAATGATTGCAGGGAATCAAAATAGTTATATTTTAGTTTATTACGCCTGTATACATT
Proteins encoded in this window:
- a CDS encoding TonB-dependent receptor, producing the protein MKLTTIFLIAGALHCSAKAFSQKINLNETNSSLESVLGSISQQSGYVFFYDSKDVKNKKVTVKLAGASLSEALEKCLENTLLSYKLMDKTIILQEKTSSNTQQKIQAAIPISGQVTDDKNLPLPGVTVKIKGSVTITVTDADGKFKIDAPNSNAVLVFSFIGFTTVELPATTGSAMNVHLVPDDNKLNEVVVVAYGTQKKVNLTGSVTSVSGNDLNWKPVGQVSTALQGMASGVTVTQSQGQPGSDQSTIRIRGIGTLNNSNPLVLVDGVQTDINNVDANDIASVSVLKDAAASSIYGVRAANGVILITTKRGANGKTAVTYSNYFGWQSPTRLSKFVGAQEFMRLANLMYTNSGSGAVYSDAQIAQYDNPNRDQNLYPDNYWLKKILTGSGFQQQHSLAVSGGGEKNTYRFSTNYFNQDGLIKNMNYDRLTVRLNTDTKITKRLDFSADISANISNQVEPQGVSGSAWYQFGQGAVANPLNVDKYTDGTWATLRGGQNPLRLQDEGGVYSYKKNLFIGNFKLNYQIIDGLTLTGTASDNYQSSYNSLHNKAFDYIQYDTKKTLTIGQNDITKQYTGYWFQNYQGLINYKKTFGKHNLSFLAGASRLSENYDYLTAYRKDIPDGDLSEINAGSANTSTNSGTATEYLLISYFGRFNYSYDDKYLFEANIRRDGSSRFPKGSNYGWFPSFSAGWNLAKEEFMQDFSGIQELKLRGSWGKLGNDNPLSTSSAVVNYPYQSTFSYNNSYPFGGTLNTAASQSVYVNNGLTWETTTMADIGFDLGILNNQLTFTFDYYNKNTDNILYALPIPASVGFTAAYQNAGSMNNKGYEFSVNYKGKIGSDFKYSVGGNISDVKNKITDLKGTDYLTTDNNNNTFGYVTGQPIGSYYGYQVEGIFQSAAQVASHAKQTTGTAAGDLIYKDQNGDGVIDSKDRVYLGSNIPRYTFGFNLSANYKGFDFATLLQGVGKVDVSTLVMERAPTSTDGNFKASQEDSWTPTNTDASYPRLTTSTQNYQASSFWIKSGSYLRVKSMQLGYNFEPALISKLHLSKLRFYVSGQNMFTFSKLPNDIDPESPNDNRYYPQVKTYTFGINANF
- a CDS encoding FecR family protein yields the protein MNKKDAEDLIERYHTGNVSDEERAIIETWYLSFRANNQAPPIADETFLQYQQESMGNLLEHTRKGRLGNTNLWRRMAAAASVIFVMSLGIYLFIKRKPLDLPPRKTIAADLLPGANKVTLTLSNGSQVVLTGAKNGRVASDAGVAINKTADGSVSYAHKLAGEQNDDQLFNVATTPRGGQYQFTLSDGTKVWLNAATTLKFPVAFKGNERKVELNGEAYFEVAHDAGRPFRVVSKDQTAEVLGTHFNINSYEDESVLSTTLLEGSIKVVYKGNSKIIKPGEQARLKANQFDIVKANTEQVIAWKNGLFYFQDANLNEVMRQLSRWYDVDVKFEGNIPPREFSGGISRNVKASQILDILSFKKIHYKIQGRTIIITP
- a CDS encoding RNA polymerase sigma factor, whose amino-acid sequence is MSQYRSFTDVELILKLRQGDVAAFTEIHTRYYGLLYRHALQRLGDSEEIQDILQELFSYLWDNRETNQFETSLPAYLYTAVRNRILNVYRRNKLKYNYFDSLQSFINNNSSEPDENIRIKQLSALIEAEIAKLPSQMRMVFEMSRKSNLSHQEIADKLGISVLTVRKQVQNSLKILKVKLKSYFFITFL